From Cystobacter fuscus DSM 2262, one genomic window encodes:
- a CDS encoding protein kinase domain-containing protein codes for MGEIFLARLEGMQGFEKLCVIKKILPQLAEDPEFVERFVGEARTLVKLTHGSIAQVLDMGLHEGDAYMALEYVDGKDLRKVAARARDRQMPLPLTFVLFVMGRVLDALAYAHRKKGDDESELNLVHRDISPQNILISYEGEVKVIDFGLAKSRLSAAKTNPSIILGKFLYMSPEQARHLPVDRRSDLYAVGLCLYELLSGKNPFDSLPPGELMSAVAHPNIPPLSQVAPGVPDSVSQLVMKALAVEPVQRFQAAEELRGRLNACLLELDAASGPESISRYMHELFASEYLTERRMLVMLREVGRVPEPEPEAAGGPEGAPPRPVPMLPPKTIRLDGPVEPLSFKPTPRTREGVAGRDDGETRPAVAMEEPTAPDAVLEGPTRPAVAREAIEESRSERPSGSHVPTLDEMRAVPEPPPALLEGLMPRTLEDVPPPIEDTPGWSESLPPEAALPPEAALPPEAARSPERWREQPMSPPMLFETEERELSAPDAEPEEEPAYVGTDLHEDSEEGRLGVEDTQPRIQMPLARTDDTQPRVVLRDVYHEDTQPRVVLDESLLRDTEQDDVPPSHRPKSGGTRIPRRRVVTTGVSRPSSVRRAIPDDLEPEDGDEERTEETPSLPVAREPTASMPVARGRAARPRRRWMPLVIVLLGMVLVVGLWAAVISQQPASRPPPARALARPTPKVAPPVAVPPPSAPLGEEVPPPAPPSSPGVVPSESTLDAGTALDAGTALDTGAESSESAMESDLLFPLAAPSPEPEAAPSKAPTGRKPRATRGATELQKEWARTRLAYERLTRVIACDNLSFLCSRYESLEHQVEQAGDAEDPQLLGKVRQLQRDLNKRRNGS; via the coding sequence ATGGGGGAGATCTTCCTCGCGCGGCTGGAGGGGATGCAGGGCTTCGAGAAGCTGTGCGTCATCAAGAAGATCTTGCCGCAGCTGGCGGAGGATCCGGAGTTCGTCGAGCGCTTCGTGGGCGAGGCGCGCACGCTGGTGAAGCTCACGCACGGCTCCATCGCGCAGGTGCTGGACATGGGGTTGCACGAGGGCGATGCGTACATGGCCCTCGAGTACGTGGACGGCAAGGACTTGCGCAAGGTGGCGGCGCGGGCGAGGGACCGGCAGATGCCGCTGCCGCTCACCTTCGTGCTGTTCGTGATGGGGCGGGTGCTGGACGCGCTCGCCTACGCGCACCGCAAGAAGGGGGATGACGAGAGCGAGCTGAACCTGGTGCACCGGGACATCTCGCCGCAGAACATCCTCATCTCCTACGAGGGGGAGGTGAAGGTCATCGACTTCGGACTGGCCAAGAGCCGGCTGAGCGCGGCCAAGACGAACCCGAGCATCATCCTCGGCAAGTTCCTCTACATGTCGCCCGAGCAGGCCCGGCACCTGCCGGTGGACCGGAGAAGCGACCTGTACGCGGTGGGCCTGTGTCTGTACGAGCTGCTGTCCGGGAAGAACCCCTTCGACTCGCTGCCGCCCGGCGAGCTGATGTCCGCGGTGGCCCACCCGAACATCCCGCCGTTGTCCCAGGTGGCGCCCGGGGTGCCGGACTCGGTGTCGCAGCTGGTGATGAAGGCGCTGGCGGTGGAGCCGGTGCAGCGCTTCCAGGCGGCGGAGGAGCTGCGCGGCCGGCTCAACGCGTGCCTGCTGGAGCTGGACGCCGCCTCGGGTCCGGAGTCCATCAGCCGGTACATGCACGAGCTGTTCGCCTCGGAGTACCTGACCGAGCGGCGGATGCTGGTGATGTTGCGCGAGGTGGGACGGGTGCCCGAGCCGGAGCCCGAGGCCGCGGGCGGGCCGGAGGGCGCGCCGCCGCGGCCCGTGCCCATGTTGCCGCCGAAGACGATCCGCCTGGATGGGCCCGTCGAGCCGCTGTCCTTCAAGCCCACGCCGCGCACGCGCGAGGGGGTCGCCGGGCGTGACGATGGCGAGACGCGGCCGGCCGTGGCGATGGAGGAGCCCACGGCTCCCGACGCCGTGCTGGAGGGGCCCACGCGGCCCGCCGTTGCCCGGGAGGCCATCGAGGAGTCCCGGAGCGAGCGGCCCTCGGGCTCCCACGTGCCGACGTTGGACGAGATGCGGGCCGTGCCAGAGCCGCCTCCAGCCCTCCTCGAGGGGCTGATGCCGCGCACCCTGGAGGATGTGCCGCCGCCCATCGAGGACACGCCGGGCTGGTCCGAGTCACTTCCTCCCGAGGCGGCGCTTCCTCCCGAGGCGGCGCTTCCTCCCGAGGCGGCGCGGAGCCCCGAGCGGTGGCGGGAGCAGCCGATGTCTCCTCCGATGCTGTTCGAGACGGAGGAGCGCGAGCTGTCCGCGCCCGACGCGGAGCCGGAGGAGGAACCGGCCTACGTCGGGACCGACCTGCACGAGGACTCGGAGGAGGGGCGGTTGGGGGTGGAGGACACGCAGCCGCGCATCCAGATGCCGCTCGCGCGGACGGATGACACCCAGCCGCGCGTGGTGCTCCGTGACGTCTACCACGAGGACACCCAGCCGCGCGTGGTGCTCGACGAGTCGCTGTTGCGCGACACGGAGCAGGACGACGTGCCGCCATCGCACCGGCCGAAGTCTGGCGGGACGCGCATCCCCCGACGGCGCGTGGTGACGACGGGTGTCTCCCGCCCCTCGTCCGTGCGCAGGGCGATTCCGGACGACCTCGAGCCGGAGGATGGGGACGAGGAGCGGACGGAGGAGACCCCGTCTCTGCCAGTCGCGCGGGAGCCCACTGCCTCCATGCCCGTGGCACGGGGGCGTGCGGCGCGACCCCGGCGGCGGTGGATGCCCCTGGTCATCGTGCTGTTGGGCATGGTCCTGGTCGTGGGTCTCTGGGCCGCCGTCATCTCCCAGCAGCCCGCGTCGCGCCCGCCGCCCGCGCGTGCCCTGGCGCGCCCCACGCCCAAGGTGGCGCCTCCCGTGGCCGTTCCACCGCCTTCCGCGCCTCTTGGCGAGGAGGTTCCACCGCCCGCGCCTCCGTCCTCCCCCGGGGTCGTCCCCTCCGAGTCCACCTTGGACGCGGGGACGGCGCTGGACGCGGGTACGGCACTGGACACGGGCGCGGAGTCGTCCGAGTCCGCCATGGAGTCGGATTTGCTCTTTCCCCTCGCGGCCCCGTCACCGGAACCCGAGGCGGCTCCCAGCAAGGCCCCGACGGGGCGCAAGCCGCGCGCCACACGGGGGGCGACGGAGCTGCAGAAGGAGTGGGCCCGCACGCGCCTCGCGTACGAACGGCTCACCCGGGTCATCGCGTGTGACAACCTCAGCTTCCTGTGCAGCCGCTATGAAAGCCTTGAGCATCAGGTGGAGCAGGCCGGGGACGCCGAGGACCCGCAGTTGCTCGGCAAGGTGAGGCAGCTCCAGCGCGACCTCAACAAGAGAAGGAACGGCTCTTGA
- a CDS encoding chloride channel protein, whose protein sequence is MESIEEGGRSGPWARVERWVLRLLALTNRLRLPGPSVLPVAGALVGLYSGLAAGLFANLIGLVSGIALGFPKLLDALDADSPTRAALRQAFAEARWEFEFLLVGIPLGLSALMLSRLIQPGGPRSQVKHRLEVLGLLMLGALSLYYPLVALAATNSVLGHLHDVGREVRHLPPWWVMLLPMLGGVLVGRVLRDRPETHGHGVPEVVKAVEREGRLPGRDGVLKLVASAITIGTGGSAGREGPIVFGGAAFGSEVGRTLGFTRRELAILLASGAGAGIAASFNAPIAGALFAMEIILREFQLRVFSPIILASVTATLVGRGVMGSAPMVRRVAYSMVSGWEIVFYALLGLVTGLLAYAFIRSLHGVETFFHGEGRGRWSARVGRLPLFVKAGLGGLVVGGLALVHPVVWGTGHESINDAAVRALSVSLLASGCLLKLVGTAITLGSGGSGGTFFPMTVMGALAGGAFGEVIHAALPGITAPSGAYAMVGMGGAVAALTRGPLTGLMMVYELSGNYAIILPLMVTCTIASALCHALVERRAGVDANTLGRIPVDELVAWVEPVEPGAWAPEVRERLLASHERALPVRDGAGTLLGVVSASVLEAQELRANRGTVEGWVRRVPAVSVETPVGEALRAMDAHEVDALPVRGEGRVGVVTRAGLLRFLQRERRIRQKEPPFSPTELPR, encoded by the coding sequence ATGGAATCGATCGAGGAGGGTGGGCGGTCGGGGCCGTGGGCGCGCGTGGAGCGGTGGGTGTTGCGGCTGCTGGCACTCACCAACCGGCTGCGGCTGCCGGGGCCCTCGGTGTTGCCGGTGGCGGGGGCGTTGGTGGGCCTCTACAGCGGTCTGGCCGCGGGGCTCTTCGCCAACCTCATCGGGCTGGTGAGCGGAATAGCCCTGGGCTTTCCCAAGCTGCTCGACGCGCTCGATGCCGACTCGCCCACCCGCGCCGCCCTGCGCCAGGCGTTCGCCGAGGCGCGCTGGGAGTTCGAGTTCCTCCTCGTGGGGATTCCGCTCGGGCTGAGCGCGTTGATGCTCTCGCGCCTCATCCAGCCAGGGGGCCCGAGAAGCCAGGTGAAGCACCGCCTGGAGGTGCTGGGGTTGCTGATGCTGGGGGCGCTGTCGCTCTACTACCCGCTGGTGGCGCTGGCGGCGACCAACTCGGTGCTCGGGCACCTGCATGACGTGGGGCGCGAGGTGCGGCACCTGCCGCCCTGGTGGGTGATGCTGCTGCCCATGTTGGGGGGCGTGCTGGTGGGCCGCGTGCTGCGCGACCGTCCCGAGACGCATGGCCACGGCGTGCCCGAGGTGGTGAAGGCGGTGGAGCGCGAGGGCCGGCTGCCCGGGCGCGACGGGGTGCTCAAGCTGGTGGCGAGCGCGATCACCATCGGCACGGGGGGCTCGGCGGGGCGCGAGGGGCCCATCGTCTTTGGCGGCGCGGCGTTCGGCTCGGAGGTGGGCCGCACGCTGGGCTTCACGCGGCGCGAGCTGGCGATCCTCCTGGCCAGTGGAGCGGGCGCGGGCATCGCCGCGTCCTTCAACGCGCCCATCGCCGGCGCCCTGTTCGCGATGGAGATCATCCTGCGCGAGTTCCAACTGCGCGTCTTCTCGCCCATCATCCTCGCGAGCGTCACCGCCACGCTGGTGGGCCGGGGCGTCATGGGCAGCGCGCCCATGGTGCGGCGCGTGGCGTACAGCATGGTGAGTGGCTGGGAGATTGTCTTCTACGCGCTGCTGGGGCTGGTGACGGGGCTGTTGGCGTACGCCTTCATCCGCTCGCTGCATGGGGTGGAGACGTTCTTCCATGGCGAGGGCAGGGGCCGGTGGAGCGCGCGGGTGGGGCGGCTGCCGCTGTTCGTGAAGGCGGGGCTGGGGGGCCTGGTGGTGGGAGGGCTGGCGCTGGTGCACCCGGTGGTGTGGGGCACGGGCCACGAGTCCATCAACGACGCGGCGGTGCGGGCGCTGTCCGTGTCGCTCCTGGCGTCGGGCTGCTTGCTGAAGCTGGTGGGGACGGCGATCACGCTGGGCTCGGGGGGCTCGGGCGGGACGTTCTTCCCCATGACGGTGATGGGGGCGCTGGCGGGTGGGGCCTTCGGCGAGGTGATACACGCGGCCCTGCCCGGCATCACCGCGCCGAGCGGGGCCTACGCGATGGTGGGCATGGGCGGGGCGGTGGCGGCGCTCACGCGCGGGCCGCTGACGGGGCTGATGATGGTGTACGAGCTGAGCGGCAACTACGCCATCATCCTGCCGCTGATGGTGACGTGCACCATCGCCTCGGCGCTGTGCCACGCGCTGGTGGAGCGGCGGGCGGGCGTGGACGCGAACACGCTCGGGCGCATCCCCGTGGACGAGCTGGTGGCGTGGGTGGAGCCGGTGGAGCCCGGGGCGTGGGCGCCGGAGGTGCGCGAGCGGCTGCTCGCGTCGCACGAGAGGGCGCTGCCCGTGAGGGATGGAGCGGGCACGTTGCTGGGCGTGGTGAGCGCGAGCGTGCTGGAGGCCCAGGAGCTTCGGGCCAACCGGGGCACGGTGGAGGGGTGGGTGCGACGGGTGCCCGCCGTGTCCGTGGAGACGCCGGTGGGCGAGGCCCTGCGCGCCATGGACGCGCACGAGGTGGATGCGCTGCCGGTGCGGGGCGAGGGTCGGGTGGGGGTGGTGACGCGCGCGGGCCTGTTGCGCTTTCTCCAGCGCGAGCGGCGCATCCGCCAGAAGGAGCCGCCCTTCTCCCCCACGGAACTACCAAGGTAG
- a CDS encoding histidine triad nucleotide-binding protein, with protein MSDCLFCKIRDGQIPAKVVYRDEQCLAFEDINPQAPTHVLFIPHKHIATVNDITPEDREVVGQLFVAAAKLARERGHADNGYRVVMNTQRDAGQTVFHIHLHLLAGRPLHWPPG; from the coding sequence ATGTCCGACTGCCTCTTCTGCAAGATTCGCGACGGCCAGATTCCCGCCAAGGTCGTCTACCGTGACGAGCAGTGCCTCGCCTTCGAGGACATCAATCCCCAGGCGCCCACGCATGTGCTCTTCATCCCCCACAAGCACATCGCCACGGTGAACGACATCACCCCGGAGGACCGCGAGGTGGTGGGCCAGCTCTTCGTCGCCGCCGCCAAGCTGGCGCGCGAGCGCGGCCACGCCGACAACGGCTACCGCGTGGTGATGAACACCCAGCGCGACGCCGGGCAGACGGTGTTCCACATCCACCTGCACCTGCTCGCCGGGCGCCCCCTGCACTGGCCTCCGGGGTAG
- a CDS encoding TonB-dependent receptor plug domain-containing protein, whose product MRWSSLAGCLALGTSASVLAQPPEAPGGEPFRVPTVEVEEARPVSEPAQSASRRDPSGALTVIDGEEGAGAARDTAALLSTAPGVVVQDSGGYGQSKAVVVRGASSNGTLVLLDGIPLNGAGGIADVSRVPVALAERIEVLRGGAGARYGSGGLGGVINIITRRPGETARVAGELSYGIWDTAVGWLSATGPIAGNEVLLLLHGGLSRGNFRYLFDPSPTLPGDALVESRRANNDAHGAGGLLRLRRELGGGFSVDALGELSLDGRGLAGTAQNPSVDARQSARRGSATVRLAGALPGGGSVEARAYYRRDGLALDGGAWGGTPAQVQRVGSVEAEGRKRWGRHALSALVGVGGEAVSAAETAAASGGAPAWLRASVMAMDEVRAWDERLTIAPSVRVERAGPYTLWSPKLGATLLLPAGFELRANAGRAHRAPSFLELYVRQGTLLPNPALRPESALYADAAVVHRSEVSSASVGGYASLYEDLISYEAYPPGAARPYNFVRARVVGLEAEGEWRPHPFLSGALSYTLTVSNDLQRDGRFYLRELPYRPRHKLFARVLGGPRWLTGRVEVLAQSAHALSRDGVLTLPGRAFVHTGVSSTFGSRPELTVSLEVRNLFDARVEDFVGYPLPGRAVYVSVSGAFEPGRKTP is encoded by the coding sequence ATGCGGTGGTCTTCCCTCGCCGGGTGCCTGGCACTCGGCACGAGCGCGTCCGTCCTCGCCCAGCCTCCCGAGGCTCCAGGAGGCGAGCCCTTCCGCGTTCCCACCGTGGAGGTGGAGGAGGCACGTCCCGTCTCCGAGCCCGCGCAGTCCGCCTCGCGGCGTGATCCCAGCGGTGCCCTGACGGTGATCGACGGGGAGGAGGGCGCGGGCGCGGCGCGCGACACCGCGGCGCTGCTGTCCACCGCGCCCGGCGTCGTGGTGCAGGACTCGGGCGGCTACGGACAGAGCAAGGCCGTGGTGGTGCGCGGGGCGTCCTCGAATGGGACGCTGGTGCTGCTCGATGGCATTCCCCTCAACGGGGCCGGAGGCATCGCGGACGTGTCACGCGTGCCCGTGGCGCTGGCCGAGCGCATCGAGGTGCTGCGCGGCGGCGCCGGGGCGCGCTACGGCTCGGGAGGACTCGGCGGCGTCATCAACATCATCACCCGCCGTCCGGGTGAGACCGCCCGCGTGGCGGGTGAGCTGTCGTATGGGATCTGGGACACGGCGGTGGGCTGGCTGTCGGCCACGGGGCCGATCGCGGGCAACGAGGTGCTGCTGTTGCTCCACGGCGGCCTGTCGCGCGGGAACTTCCGCTACCTCTTCGATCCGAGCCCCACGCTGCCCGGGGACGCGCTCGTGGAGTCGCGGCGCGCGAACAACGATGCCCACGGGGCCGGGGGACTGCTGCGGCTGCGGCGCGAACTGGGCGGGGGCTTCTCCGTGGACGCGCTGGGCGAGCTGTCCCTCGACGGGCGTGGGCTCGCGGGCACCGCGCAGAATCCGAGCGTGGACGCACGGCAGTCCGCGCGCCGGGGCTCGGCGACGGTGCGGCTCGCGGGCGCGTTGCCGGGAGGCGGGAGCGTGGAGGCGCGCGCGTACTACCGGCGGGACGGGCTGGCGCTCGACGGAGGCGCGTGGGGCGGGACACCGGCGCAGGTGCAGCGGGTGGGGAGCGTGGAGGCGGAGGGGCGGAAGCGGTGGGGGCGGCACGCCCTGTCCGCGCTGGTGGGCGTGGGGGGCGAGGCCGTGTCCGCCGCGGAGACGGCCGCGGCCTCCGGAGGAGCGCCCGCGTGGTTGCGCGCGAGTGTCATGGCGATGGACGAGGTGCGGGCGTGGGACGAGCGTCTGACGATCGCGCCCTCGGTGCGCGTGGAGCGGGCGGGACCCTATACGTTGTGGTCGCCGAAGCTGGGCGCCACGCTGCTCCTGCCCGCGGGCTTCGAGCTGCGGGCCAACGCGGGACGGGCCCACCGCGCGCCGTCCTTCCTGGAGTTGTACGTGCGCCAGGGCACGCTCCTGCCCAACCCGGCGTTGCGCCCCGAGAGCGCGCTGTACGCGGACGCGGCGGTGGTGCACCGCTCGGAGGTGTCCTCCGCCTCGGTGGGGGGCTATGCGAGCCTCTACGAGGATCTCATCTCCTACGAGGCCTATCCGCCCGGAGCGGCCCGGCCCTACAACTTCGTCCGGGCGCGCGTGGTGGGGCTCGAGGCCGAGGGCGAGTGGCGGCCCCATCCGTTCCTCTCGGGCGCGTTGAGCTACACGCTCACCGTGTCGAATGACCTGCAACGCGACGGGCGCTTCTACCTGCGCGAGCTGCCCTACCGGCCCCGGCACAAGCTGTTCGCGCGGGTGCTGGGAGGACCCCGGTGGCTCACGGGACGCGTGGAGGTGCTGGCCCAGTCGGCCCACGCGCTGTCGCGGGACGGCGTGCTGACCCTGCCCGGCCGGGCCTTCGTCCACACGGGGGTGTCCAGCACTTTCGGCTCGCGCCCGGAGCTCACCGTGTCCCTCGAGGTGCGCAACCTGTTCGACGCGCGCGTCGAGGACTTCGTGGGCTATCCCCTGCCGGGCCGCGCCGTGTACGTGTCCGTGTCGGGCGCGTTCGAGCCGGGAAGGAAGACGCCATGA
- a CDS encoding MXAN_6577-like cysteine-rich protein gives MTPRRCGGVVFAVLLCLVLAGCPDEGPLCAEGLSACGAECVDLSSSSSQCGACGVACSATQQCVEGACQCRVGAVLCGGECVVTASDPAHCGGCAGAGGVACGPEQVCEQGECKAACTLASSALCGRSCVDVRTDAFHCGACGSVCADARSCHGGLCTDDVVAACFNTGQVVGIQAGADVRGPAVRVGTSPVSLAPMQDVLLVVDVSSRLLQARLSDYGELPARTQTGQVPNQVLVRDPFVFVLNSTSNTLQVLRRDSESAPGPGPRFPTGVSLTNVGSVNFGANTNPYAFTLEGPDAYVTLLGNLQGDASAGGRVVRVSVAEPTAPVITDTFVLPSGEALRPFPGRTTLPAPAGITSLQGRVYAALGNLDARSYSAGGPGFLARIDPGTRAVELLALGEACLNPFWVLPMGERLLVSCGGAATYDVDFNLTDVRGTGLVLLGADGRVLDSLALGCPEATSCPLPSAGRFALVGPRAYVADNNAGRVFIIEVVGDTLVERKELAICPRSSGPSLVSDVIALP, from the coding sequence ATGACGCCGAGGCGATGCGGAGGGGTGGTTTTCGCGGTGCTCCTGTGCCTCGTGCTGGCGGGGTGTCCGGACGAGGGGCCACTGTGCGCCGAGGGCCTGAGCGCTTGCGGAGCGGAGTGCGTGGATCTCTCCAGCTCCTCGTCCCAGTGTGGCGCGTGCGGGGTGGCCTGTTCCGCCACGCAGCAGTGTGTCGAGGGGGCCTGTCAGTGCCGGGTGGGGGCGGTGCTGTGCGGCGGGGAGTGTGTCGTGACGGCGTCGGACCCGGCGCACTGTGGCGGGTGCGCGGGCGCGGGCGGCGTGGCATGTGGCCCCGAGCAGGTGTGCGAGCAGGGTGAGTGCAAGGCCGCGTGTACCCTGGCGTCCTCGGCGCTCTGCGGGCGCTCGTGCGTGGACGTGCGGACGGATGCCTTCCATTGCGGCGCCTGCGGGAGCGTGTGCGCGGACGCGCGGAGTTGTCACGGGGGCCTGTGCACGGATGACGTCGTCGCCGCGTGTTTCAACACCGGACAGGTGGTGGGCATCCAGGCGGGAGCGGACGTGCGGGGGCCCGCGGTGAGGGTGGGCACGAGTCCCGTGTCCCTCGCGCCCATGCAGGACGTGCTGCTCGTGGTGGATGTGTCCTCGCGGCTGCTCCAGGCCCGGCTCTCCGACTATGGCGAGCTGCCCGCGCGCACCCAGACCGGACAGGTTCCCAATCAGGTGCTCGTGCGCGACCCCTTCGTCTTCGTCCTCAACTCCACGAGCAACACGTTGCAGGTGCTGCGGCGCGACAGCGAGTCCGCTCCGGGTCCGGGCCCCCGCTTCCCCACGGGCGTTTCCCTCACCAACGTGGGCAGTGTGAACTTCGGCGCCAACACCAACCCGTATGCCTTCACCCTGGAGGGGCCGGACGCGTATGTCACGCTCCTGGGCAACCTCCAGGGGGACGCGTCCGCGGGAGGCCGGGTGGTGCGCGTCTCGGTGGCGGAGCCCACCGCGCCCGTCATCACGGACACCTTCGTGCTGCCCTCGGGCGAGGCCCTGCGCCCCTTCCCCGGCCGCACCACGCTCCCCGCGCCCGCGGGCATCACCTCGCTCCAGGGCCGGGTGTACGCCGCGCTGGGCAACCTGGATGCGCGCAGCTACTCCGCCGGAGGTCCCGGGTTCCTCGCCCGGATCGATCCGGGCACCCGCGCGGTGGAACTGCTCGCGCTGGGCGAGGCGTGTCTCAACCCCTTCTGGGTGCTCCCCATGGGCGAGCGGCTGCTCGTGAGTTGTGGCGGCGCCGCCACCTATGACGTCGACTTCAACCTCACGGACGTTCGGGGCACGGGCCTGGTGCTGCTCGGCGCGGATGGCCGCGTGCTGGACTCGCTCGCGCTGGGCTGTCCGGAAGCGACGTCGTGTCCGCTGCCCTCGGCGGGACGCTTCGCCCTGGTAGGCCCGCGGGCCTACGTGGCCGACAACAACGCGGGCCGCGTCTTCATCATCGAGGTCGTGGGAGACACACTCGTGGAACGCAAGGAATTGGCCATCTGTCCTCGAAGCTCGGGCCCCTCGCTCGTCAGTGATGTCATCGCTCTCCCGTGA
- a CDS encoding ubiquinol-cytochrome c reductase iron-sulfur subunit — MTRPLPPPPALPRRRVLGSLVQGTCALAALCAGCGPREEGEDSDAAACGVTPGSAAEGWVEVRLTDHPELREPGGSAVVRVPEALLDVVVIHTASGCFFTVWHICSHGDCLVAYKPGESLLECPCHGSRFGEDGRVLRGPATRPLKTFATAQVGESVWISRAR, encoded by the coding sequence ATGACGCGACCGCTCCCTCCTCCCCCGGCGCTTCCCCGCCGGCGCGTGCTGGGCTCGCTTGTCCAGGGCACTTGTGCCCTGGCGGCCCTGTGCGCCGGATGTGGCCCTCGGGAGGAGGGGGAGGACTCCGATGCCGCGGCGTGTGGCGTCACGCCCGGCTCCGCCGCCGAGGGCTGGGTGGAGGTGCGGCTCACCGACCACCCGGAATTGCGCGAGCCGGGGGGCTCGGCGGTGGTGCGGGTGCCCGAGGCGCTGCTCGACGTGGTGGTGATTCACACCGCGTCGGGCTGCTTCTTCACCGTCTGGCACATCTGCTCCCATGGGGACTGTCTGGTGGCCTACAAGCCCGGCGAGTCGCTCCTCGAGTGTCCGTGCCATGGCTCGCGCTTCGGGGAGGACGGCCGGGTGCTGCGCGGCCCCGCCACCCGTCCCCTGAAGACCTTCGCGACGGCCCAGGTGGGCGAGTCGGTGTGGATCTCCCGGGCGCGCTGA
- a CDS encoding FHA domain-containing protein: MWQIIINGPGYFDTSYELPEGVTYLGRADENDIVLGGDLVSRRHARLVLEGDQLRVEDLGSRNGSRLNGTLFQGSADLRPGDTISLGENSVSVRQAQQSENVATEMVDLGAGGVRRFGHGDDVGPSVLLAKNIKDVDLLRALDNISTPWGDSSPPMAAAPLAPAPPTAAPQPQRGLAETLFLLFRTAETLATATNLTSFLESTMDRMLQRIDATTAVVLLRHSTGVLVPASVRHRGKLSQGEVPVSDAIIDEALRQGRALLVGDVRDDRRFASRESVILYGVDRVLCIPLGSEPTFAGVLYINTSARSDTELEVMLDACTAVAHLVSTGIQKFSAPASSSSGPPLRYHLERFHAPDVAERRATEALRSGSRPQGLEERTVSIVHVELASFGALSARLGPARASALLNDFHARLGGLVFSFEGALEGLLGESMRAIFGALQNRPDDAVHAVRAALALRSDWDRHMARRPADERCALRIGVNTAKVLVGMVGPDSRPSLCAVGEGVNVATWLAGSAEPGQLLVTGKTLAVTGARFDVVPLGERLLRPPRDKVAAFEVLDEDVGQLTNPGVR; the protein is encoded by the coding sequence ATGTGGCAGATCATCATCAACGGCCCGGGTTACTTCGATACCTCCTACGAATTGCCCGAGGGTGTCACCTACCTCGGCCGAGCGGATGAGAACGACATCGTCCTGGGCGGCGATCTCGTGTCGCGGCGGCACGCCCGGCTCGTGCTGGAGGGCGACCAGCTGCGCGTGGAGGACCTGGGCAGCCGCAACGGCAGCCGCCTCAACGGCACCCTCTTCCAGGGCAGCGCCGACCTGCGCCCCGGCGACACCATCTCCCTGGGGGAGAACTCCGTGTCGGTGCGCCAGGCGCAGCAGTCGGAGAACGTCGCCACGGAGATGGTGGACCTGGGCGCCGGAGGCGTGCGCCGCTTCGGCCACGGCGACGACGTGGGCCCCTCCGTCCTGCTCGCCAAGAACATCAAGGACGTGGACTTGCTGCGGGCGCTCGACAACATCTCCACGCCCTGGGGCGACTCGTCCCCTCCCATGGCCGCGGCGCCCCTCGCGCCGGCGCCGCCCACCGCGGCGCCCCAGCCCCAGCGGGGACTCGCCGAGACGCTCTTCCTGCTCTTCCGCACCGCGGAGACGCTCGCCACCGCCACGAACCTGACGTCCTTCCTCGAGTCCACGATGGACCGGATGCTCCAGCGCATCGACGCCACCACCGCCGTGGTGCTCCTGCGCCACTCCACGGGGGTGCTGGTGCCCGCCTCCGTGCGCCACCGGGGCAAGCTGTCCCAGGGCGAGGTGCCCGTCTCGGACGCCATCATCGACGAGGCGCTGCGTCAGGGCCGCGCCCTGTTGGTGGGGGACGTGCGCGACGACCGCCGCTTCGCCAGCCGCGAGAGCGTCATCCTCTATGGCGTGGATCGGGTGCTCTGCATCCCCCTGGGCAGTGAGCCCACGTTCGCGGGCGTGCTCTACATCAACACCTCGGCGCGCAGCGACACGGAGCTGGAGGTGATGCTCGACGCCTGCACCGCCGTGGCGCACCTGGTGTCCACCGGCATCCAGAAGTTCTCCGCGCCCGCGTCGTCCAGCTCCGGCCCTCCGTTGCGCTACCACCTGGAGCGCTTCCACGCCCCCGACGTGGCCGAGCGGCGCGCCACCGAGGCCCTGCGCTCGGGCTCCCGGCCCCAGGGCCTGGAGGAGCGCACCGTGAGCATCGTCCACGTGGAGCTCGCGAGCTTCGGCGCGCTGAGCGCCCGGCTGGGGCCCGCGCGCGCCTCGGCGCTGCTCAACGACTTCCACGCGCGGCTGGGGGGCCTCGTCTTCAGCTTCGAGGGCGCCCTGGAGGGCCTGCTCGGTGAATCGATGCGCGCCATCTTCGGGGCCCTGCAGAACCGGCCGGATGACGCCGTGCACGCGGTGCGCGCCGCGCTCGCCCTGCGCTCGGATTGGGATCGCCACATGGCGCGCCGCCCCGCGGACGAGCGGTGCGCGCTGCGCATCGGCGTCAACACCGCCAAGGTGCTGGTGGGCATGGTGGGCCCCGACTCGCGCCCCTCGCTGTGCGCCGTGGGCGAGGGCGTCAACGTGGCCACCTGGCTCGCCGGCTCCGCCGAGCCCGGCCAGCTGCTCGTCACCGGCAAGACGCTCGCCGTCACCGGCGCCCGCTTCGACGTCGTCCCCCTGGGCGAGCGCCTGCTCCGTCCCCCGCGCGACAAGGTGGCCGCCTTCGAGGTCCTCGACGAGGACGTCGGTCAGCTCACCAACCCCGGTGTGCGCTGA